The following are from one region of the uncultured Hyphomonas sp. genome:
- a CDS encoding YDG domain-containing protein — protein sequence MSKNLGRGRNGFCSGASLTVLAALAPFAAPAWAGPDGANVVDGNANISGEGTATVSIDQSSDRAIINWNDFSIDRGETVIFNQPSSKSITANRVVGENPSTILGSLRADGQIVLINRNGIAFGKDSVVDVAGLVATTSDMDDATFMSGAPMLRFDGAESSSGNIVIEGQVSVGKAGLAAFVAPHVRNAGVIVADLGRVALGSGKGFSVDLYGDGLISFAPGDEIASTVTDVTGTSVQALVENEGEIRAYGGQVLLTATAARDVVHGAVNTSGLISTSSITSDGGSIILSGAGAVSVTGNGSLDVSSENGKGGTVKVLGGTSALFDQASIDATGASSGGTVLVGGNYLGEGSEANADVTLMAPDAIIDASATDNGDGGHVILWSDNYTNGWGTILARGGSNGGDGGFVETSSKDVLNFVGSVDAGASAGAGGTWLLDPGSITIADSGASGTTFPAGTTVADGTATYTPGGTSTILTTNIESSLATNDVLIQTGSGGGYNITVNGDIDWDSTHGLTLSAAADLTVNNSIINTGSGAITLLAGQSAAGTIRNYTSLQSNGGNITLYAGLDATGTSTGQTGSVFTYAPAGESISSNGGDITFANSTLGPAGVPAGGSFLRGLDIRGAVFAGTGDLNITGYGRPGNHDDETSALTLEEFTFTGNNITAYANSQGIGKSRMGLVLVGGVNIRAAGDISLTGIATNGSASELGPDAGYGIATYSKVVTDVTLYAAGNTTLTGSANFNDRNAIDLSLTSSSASSAVRIGYTADGDLTTGNITINGNAAGDGKIVLPSFALIRSDGGDVTIGDNGNALNAVMMPWTVIDTASTFGSITIGGTNTSDLLTDGPIDWSASNAINLIDKDGLGIGTSITNSAVGGDLNIFTATGADGTLSLSDTYTLTADGAINLYSGFLTDASTASGFNGSISLGNTSALVAGGNILARANAALTLLSGATLTSSNGDILLSTEGTGTFTNSAGATPFSAANGRWLVYADDPANTTFGGLESGNSAIWNQANFDTLIGNLSADTIPGDRFAFAVLPDTNGGYIVDTVDQPNKIYGETVASSTDSSTFTISGSSLGTNNGAGSAYLLDDLVGLFDFDVTTDSVGFAATADANTYAVTASGATTFNGQTVIYNSSGNVVVDPRTVTLSGSQVYDSTTTVQGENLIAGNVVNGDSVTVSGSADNAISDPDIGTYNLESTTGLTLSDANYTVVDATGTVDITQATLTAALAGTVTKTYDTTDAATLAAGNYTLTGVFSGDTVALNNPTGGSYDNENVGTGKNVSVSGLSLSGTQAGNYVLAADAIDADIGEINPATLTAALTGTVTKTYDTTDAATLAAGNYTLTGVFSGDTVALNNPTGGSYDNENVGTGKNVSVSGLSLSGAQAGNYVLAADAIDADIGEINPATLTAALTGTVTKTYDTTDAATLAAGNYTLTGVFSGDTVALNNPTGGSYDNENVGTGKNVSVSGLSLSGAQAGNYVLAADAIDADIGEINPATLTAALTGTVTKTYDATDAATLAAGNYTLTGVFSGDTVALNNPTNGSYDNENVGTGKNVSVSGLSLSGAQAGNYVLAADAIDADIGEINPATLTAALTGTVTKTYDTTDAATLAAGNYTLTGVFSGDTVALNNPTNGSYDNENVGTGKNVSVSGLSLSGAQAGNYVLAADAIDADIGEINPATLVIDNVIAANKEYDSKEDATLSGGSVTGFSGDTVSLVTSGATGTFENKNVGTGKAVTASGYTLTGADAPNYVLTQPTGLTADITPATLTVAGSFSAENKVYDSTTNTNIDTSGLVLAGVFSGDQVQLNTENATGSFTDKNVGTSKIVELSTNGSLSGGDAGNYIIGSGAPTTTANVTPFTLDLEYVGVDKVYDGGLDANVVVDSDNRFAGDNLIFNITALYSDKNVGIDKNVTVGSITLAGDDAGNYVLGTASGTAMSDITRLDTVIWTGAGDGVNWFDPANWAGGAVPDLANVANVSLPASLIVTFDDSALSGSAEAGTVQLETLTGTVDADTVPNATDSGLSFQSGGLTIGNALLLDTLTQAGGTIDGDGSLTIQDSFAQTDGSIAMGGDVAINEGAGDLDFVSISGANIELTAPAGSINAGSLTAANDLTVGAGDDVVFTGPVSVGGNAEVTADTNGDGTGGITQDDDAPLNIGGDTVLEASEDIVLDNPDNDFVGPVSGTTDGGMTLADANDLTLGTVETGTDLTIGAGDDVVFTGPVSVGGNAEVTADTNGDGTGGITQDDDAPLNIGGDTVLEASEDIVLDNPDNDFVGPVSGTTDGGMTLADANDLTLGTVETGTDLTIGAGDDVVFTGPVSVGGNAEVTADTNGDGTGGITQDDDAPLNIGGDTVLEASEDIVLNNPDNDFVGPVSGTTDGGMTLADANDLTLGTVETGTDLTIGAGDDVVFTGPVSVGGNAEVTADTNGDGTGGITQDDDAPLNIGGDTVLEASEDIVLDNPDNDFVGPVSGTTDGGMTLADANDLTLGTVETGTDLTIGAGDDVVFTGPVSVGGNAEVTADTNGDGTGGITQDDDAPLNIGGDTVLEASEDIVLDNPDNDFVGPVSGTTDGGMTLADANDLNLGTIDVDGALGLDAGGDIIGSDRISVGGDTDINAGGNVDLTNPDNQFGGNVDVNAGGTVNVPGNSTIGETEQIREITSFSTLTTKLGGFITPMNKGIRPDMINFFAQISVDKEKEELVKLPPADQ from the coding sequence ATGTCGAAGAATCTTGGTCGCGGCCGTAACGGCTTCTGTTCGGGCGCCAGCCTGACCGTATTGGCAGCCCTTGCGCCATTTGCCGCGCCTGCATGGGCAGGGCCTGACGGCGCCAATGTCGTAGACGGTAATGCCAATATCTCGGGCGAAGGCACTGCGACGGTTTCCATCGACCAGAGCAGCGATCGCGCCATCATAAACTGGAACGATTTCTCCATTGATCGTGGGGAAACAGTCATTTTCAACCAACCAAGCTCGAAGTCGATTACAGCGAACCGCGTGGTCGGCGAGAACCCGTCGACGATTTTAGGTTCTCTCAGGGCCGATGGGCAGATTGTTCTCATCAACCGGAACGGCATCGCCTTCGGTAAAGACTCGGTTGTCGACGTTGCCGGCCTCGTTGCCACAACAAGCGATATGGATGATGCAACCTTCATGTCCGGCGCCCCGATGCTTCGGTTTGACGGCGCTGAAAGCAGCTCGGGTAACATCGTCATTGAGGGCCAAGTTTCGGTTGGGAAGGCCGGCCTTGCCGCCTTTGTAGCCCCCCATGTGCGCAATGCCGGCGTCATCGTCGCCGATCTTGGTCGGGTTGCGTTGGGTTCGGGCAAAGGCTTCTCGGTCGATCTGTATGGTGACGGACTGATCTCCTTTGCGCCTGGAGACGAAATCGCCTCCACCGTGACCGATGTGACGGGTACCAGCGTGCAAGCGCTTGTTGAGAATGAAGGCGAAATACGCGCATATGGCGGCCAGGTCCTACTGACAGCCACAGCTGCACGTGACGTGGTCCACGGGGCCGTAAATACCTCGGGCTTGATTAGCACCAGCAGCATCACTTCCGATGGTGGAAGCATCATTTTGTCCGGCGCAGGGGCAGTTTCGGTCACGGGCAACGGCTCGCTCGACGTATCCAGCGAAAATGGCAAGGGCGGAACCGTCAAGGTGCTCGGCGGCACGAGCGCTCTGTTCGACCAGGCCAGTATCGACGCCACAGGTGCGTCCAGCGGCGGCACGGTTCTGGTCGGCGGCAATTATCTGGGCGAGGGCTCTGAAGCAAACGCAGACGTTACCCTGATGGCACCGGATGCCATCATCGATGCTTCAGCGACAGACAATGGCGACGGCGGCCACGTCATTCTGTGGTCCGACAACTACACCAATGGCTGGGGAACAATTCTCGCCCGCGGTGGCAGCAATGGCGGAGATGGCGGCTTTGTCGAAACGTCCAGCAAGGATGTGCTCAACTTCGTCGGCTCCGTCGATGCGGGGGCATCTGCAGGCGCGGGTGGCACCTGGCTGCTCGATCCGGGCAGTATAACGATCGCCGATTCCGGTGCAAGCGGCACCACTTTTCCCGCCGGCACCACGGTTGCCGACGGCACGGCGACTTACACCCCCGGCGGCACGTCGACGATCCTGACGACAAACATCGAGAGCTCACTCGCCACCAATGATGTTCTGATTCAGACCGGTTCTGGCGGCGGGTACAACATTACTGTCAACGGCGATATCGACTGGGACAGTACGCATGGGCTGACACTTAGCGCGGCGGCCGACCTGACGGTCAACAATTCCATCATCAATACTGGCAGCGGTGCAATCACACTGCTCGCAGGGCAAAGCGCTGCAGGAACAATACGTAACTATACCAGTCTGCAGAGTAATGGCGGGAATATAACGCTTTATGCCGGTCTGGATGCGACCGGAACCAGTACCGGACAAACCGGATCTGTATTTACCTATGCCCCCGCCGGCGAAAGTATTTCCAGTAATGGCGGCGACATTACGTTCGCCAACAGTACGCTTGGTCCGGCCGGTGTTCCTGCTGGAGGGTCATTCTTACGCGGACTCGACATTCGAGGCGCCGTATTTGCGGGCACCGGGGATTTAAATATTACCGGATACGGACGGCCGGGGAACCATGACGATGAAACGTCAGCACTCACACTGGAAGAGTTCACATTTACAGGGAATAATATAACGGCGTATGCCAATAGTCAGGGCATCGGCAAGAGCCGGATGGGCTTAGTGCTTGTAGGGGGCGTTAACATTCGGGCTGCCGGCGACATTTCCCTGACCGGTATCGCAACCAATGGAAGCGCATCGGAGCTCGGCCCTGATGCCGGTTACGGCATTGCCACCTATTCGAAGGTGGTCACGGATGTGACCCTCTACGCAGCCGGAAACACGACGCTCACGGGCAGCGCCAATTTTAATGACAGGAATGCGATCGACCTGAGTTTGACGAGTTCGTCCGCCAGCTCTGCCGTAAGGATCGGCTACACTGCGGATGGAGACCTCACCACAGGCAATATAACGATCAACGGCAACGCGGCTGGAGATGGCAAAATTGTCCTCCCCAGCTTTGCGCTTATTCGAAGCGATGGCGGTGACGTTACCATTGGTGACAATGGCAATGCGCTCAATGCGGTGATGATGCCATGGACGGTGATCGATACGGCTTCCACTTTCGGCAGCATCACCATAGGCGGCACCAACACGTCGGACCTGCTCACTGACGGTCCTATCGATTGGTCGGCGAGCAACGCCATAAACCTGATCGACAAGGATGGACTTGGTATTGGCACCAGCATCACCAACAGCGCAGTCGGCGGCGACCTGAATATCTTCACCGCGACAGGCGCGGACGGCACATTGAGCCTTTCGGACACTTATACGTTGACTGCCGACGGCGCTATCAATCTCTATAGCGGCTTTCTGACCGATGCCTCCACGGCCAGCGGCTTTAACGGCTCCATCTCTCTCGGCAACACGTCTGCCCTGGTTGCAGGCGGGAATATTCTAGCGCGCGCAAATGCAGCGCTTACGCTGCTTTCGGGCGCAACCCTCACCTCCAGCAATGGTGACATCCTGCTGTCGACCGAAGGCACCGGTACCTTCACCAACAGTGCGGGGGCGACCCCATTCTCAGCCGCAAATGGCCGCTGGCTGGTTTATGCCGATGACCCGGCCAATACAACGTTCGGTGGCTTGGAAAGCGGCAATAGTGCGATCTGGAACCAGGCCAATTTCGACACGCTGATTGGCAATTTGTCAGCCGACACCATTCCTGGCGACCGGTTCGCCTTTGCCGTTCTGCCTGACACCAACGGCGGCTATATCGTCGATACAGTCGATCAGCCCAACAAGATCTACGGGGAAACCGTCGCCTCAAGCACGGACTCGAGCACGTTCACGATCAGCGGCAGTTCGCTGGGCACCAACAATGGTGCGGGGAGCGCATATCTGCTGGATGACCTGGTCGGCCTGTTCGATTTTGATGTGACCACGGATTCAGTGGGCTTCGCTGCGACAGCTGATGCCAATACCTATGCTGTCACGGCTTCAGGGGCGACAACGTTCAACGGCCAGACTGTGATATATAATTCCAGCGGGAATGTTGTCGTTGATCCACGCACCGTGACACTGAGTGGCAGCCAAGTCTATGACAGCACGACCACGGTACAAGGCGAAAACCTGATTGCCGGCAATGTGGTGAACGGCGACAGCGTCACCGTCTCGGGTTCCGCCGACAATGCGATCAGCGATCCCGATATCGGCACCTACAATCTGGAGAGTACGACCGGTCTCACGCTCTCCGATGCAAACTATACCGTTGTCGACGCAACCGGCACGGTTGATATCACTCAGGCTACGCTTACCGCCGCGCTGGCCGGCACGGTCACCAAGACCTATGACACAACAGACGCGGCCACGCTCGCAGCAGGCAACTACACCCTCACCGGGGTGTTCAGTGGCGATACCGTTGCGCTCAACAATCCGACCGGCGGCAGCTATGACAACGAGAATGTCGGCACCGGCAAAAATGTCAGCGTCAGCGGCCTCTCGCTGAGCGGCACCCAGGCCGGCAACTACGTCCTCGCCGCAGACGCAATCGATGCCGATATCGGCGAGATCAATCCAGCTACGCTCACCGCCGCGCTGACCGGCACGGTCACCAAGACCTATGACACAACAGACGCGGCCACGCTTGCCGCAGGCAACTACACCCTTACCGGCGTGTTCAGTGGCGATACCGTTGCGCTCAACAATCCGACCGGCGGCAGCTATGACAACGAGAATGTCGGCACCGGCAAAAATGTCAGCGTCAGCGGCCTCTCGCTGAGCGGCGCCCAGGCCGGCAACTACGTCCTCGCCGCAGACGCTATCGATGCCGATATCGGCGAGATCAATCCAGCTACGCTCACCGCCGCGCTGACCGGCACGGTCACCAAGACCTATGACACAACAGACGCGGCCACGCTTGCCGCAGGCAACTACACCCTTACCGGCGTGTTCAGTGGCGATACCGTTGCGCTCAACAATCCGACCGGCGGCAGCTATGACAACGAGAATGTCGGCACCGGCAAAAATGTCAGCGTCAGCGGCCTCTCGCTGAGCGGCGCCCAGGCCGGCAACTACGTCCTCGCCGCAGACGCTATCGATGCCGATATCGGCGAGATCAATCCGGCTACGCTCACCGCCGCGCTGACCGGCACGGTCACCAAGACTTATGATGCAACAGACGCGGCCACGCTTGCCGCAGGCAACTACACCCTCACCGGCGTGTTCAGTGGCGATACCGTTGCGCTCAACAATCCGACCAATGGCAGCTATGACAACGAGAATGTCGGCACCGGCAAAAATGTCAGCGTCAGCGGCCTCTCGCTGAGCGGCGCCCAGGCCGGCAACTACGTCCTCGCCGCAGACGCTATCGATGCCGATATCGGCGAGATCAATCCGGCTACGCTCACCGCCGCGCTGACCGGCACGGTCACCAAGACCTATGACACAACAGACGCGGCCACGCTTGCCGCAGGCAACTACACCCTTACCGGCGTGTTCAGTGGCGATACCGTTGCGCTCAACAATCCGACCAATGGCAGCTATGACAACGAGAATGTCGGCACCGGCAAAAATGTCAGCGTCAGCGGCCTCTCGCTGAGCGGCGCCCAGGCCGGCAACTACGTCCTCGCCGCAGACGCTATCGATGCCGATATCGGCGAGATCAATCCGGCTACGCTGGTGATCGACAATGTCATCGCGGCCAATAAGGAATATGACTCAAAAGAGGACGCAACGCTGAGCGGTGGATCGGTCACCGGGTTTAGTGGTGACACTGTAAGTCTTGTCACGAGCGGAGCGACCGGAACCTTTGAGAACAAGAATGTCGGTACCGGCAAGGCCGTCACCGCTTCTGGCTATACCCTGACAGGTGCGGATGCTCCAAACTATGTCCTGACCCAACCGACCGGCCTGACCGCCGATATCACCCCCGCCACCCTCACAGTGGCAGGCAGCTTTAGCGCAGAGAACAAGGTCTACGACTCGACAACGAATACCAATATCGACACCAGTGGTCTTGTGCTTGCAGGTGTCTTTTCGGGCGATCAGGTCCAACTGAATACAGAGAATGCTACGGGCAGCTTCACTGACAAGAATGTGGGGACCAGCAAGATCGTGGAGCTCAGCACAAATGGTTCACTGTCGGGTGGCGATGCTGGCAATTATATCATCGGCTCGGGAGCACCGACAACCACGGCAAACGTCACGCCTTTCACGCTTGATCTTGAATATGTCGGTGTGGACAAGGTTTACGATGGGGGGCTCGACGCGAATGTCGTGGTGGATTCCGACAACCGGTTTGCGGGTGACAATCTTATTTTCAATATCACGGCACTTTATAGCGACAAGAATGTTGGCATCGACAAGAACGTGACGGTCGGTTCGATCACCCTCGCTGGTGATGATGCTGGCAATTATGTGCTCGGCACGGCGTCGGGCACAGCTATGTCGGACATTACACGCCTAGACACTGTAATATGGACAGGCGCAGGCGATGGTGTGAACTGGTTCGATCCGGCAAACTGGGCTGGCGGCGCGGTGCCTGACCTCGCCAACGTCGCCAATGTCAGCTTGCCAGCTAGTTTGATTGTTACGTTCGACGACAGCGCGCTTTCGGGCAGTGCTGAAGCCGGTACCGTACAGCTCGAAACACTGACAGGTACAGTCGATGCCGATACTGTGCCAAACGCAACTGATAGCGGTCTTTCCTTCCAATCGGGCGGCCTGACGATCGGCAATGCCCTGCTTCTCGATACGCTTACACAGGCGGGGGGCACCATTGACGGCGATGGAAGTCTGACCATTCAGGACAGCTTTGCCCAGACCGACGGTTCAATTGCCATGGGGGGCGATGTCGCGATCAACGAAGGTGCAGGCGATCTTGATTTCGTTTCGATCAGCGGCGCGAACATCGAACTGACTGCCCCGGCAGGCTCTATTAATGCCGGTTCGCTGACCGCGGCGAATGATCTGACCGTCGGCGCTGGTGACGATGTCGTCTTCACCGGCCCGGTTTCGGTCGGCGGCAATGCCGAAGTGACCGCCGATACCAACGGCGATGGCACCGGTGGCATCACCCAGGACGATGATGCTCCGCTCAATATCGGGGGTGACACCGTGCTCGAGGCCTCCGAGGATATCGTGCTCGATAATCCGGACAATGACTTCGTCGGCCCCGTCTCGGGTACAACCGACGGCGGGATGACGCTCGCCGATGCCAATGATCTCACGCTTGGCACTGTCGAGACCGGAACCGACCTGACCATCGGCGCTGGTGACGATGTCGTCTTCACCGGTCCGGTCTCGGTCGGCGGCAATGCCGAAGTGACCGCCGATACCAACGGCGATGGCACCGGTGGCATCACCCAGGACGATGATGCTCCGCTCAATATCGGGGGTGACACCGTGCTCGAGGCCTCCGAGGATATCGTGCTCGATAATCCGGACAATGACTTCGTCGGCCCCGTCTCGGGTACAACCGACGGCGGGATGACGCTCGCCGATGCCAATGATCTCACGCTTGGCACTGTCGAGACCGGAACCGACCTGACCATCGGCGCTGGTGACGATGTCGTCTTCACCGGTCCGGTCTCGGTCGGCGGCAATGCCGAAGTGACCGCCGATACCAACGGCGATGGCACCGGTGGCATCACCCAGGACGATGATGCTCCGCTCAATATCGGGGGTGACACCGTGCTCGAGGCCTCCGAGGATATCGTGCTCAATAATCCGGACAATGATTTCGTCGGCCCCGTCTCGGGTACAACCGACGGCGGGATGACGCTCGCCGATGCCAATGATCTCACGCTTGGCACTGTCGAGACCGGAACCGATCTGACTATCGGCGCTGGTGACGATGTCGTCTTCACCGGTCCGGTCTCGGTCGGCGGCAACGCCGAAGTGACCGCCGATACCAACGGCGATGGCACCGGTGGCATCACCCAGGACGACGATGCTCCGCTCAATATCGGGGGTGACACCGTGCTCGAGGCCTCCGAGGATATCGTGCTCGATAATCCGGACAATGACTTCGTCGGCCCCGTCTCGGGTACAACCGACGGCGGGATGACGCTCGCCGATGCCAATGATCTCACGCTTGGCACTGTCGAGACCGGAACCGATCTGACCATCGGCGCTGGTGACGATGTCGTCTTCACCGGTCCGGTCTCGGTCGGCGGCAACGCCGAAGTGACCGCCGATACCAACGGCGATGGCACCGGTGGCATCACCCAGGACGACGATGCTCCGCTCAATATCGGGGGTGACACCGTGCTCGAGGCCTCCGAGGATATCGTGCTCGATAATCCGGACAATGACTTCGTCGGCCCCGTCTCGGGTACAACCGACGGCGGGATGACGCTCGCCGATGCCAATGATCTCAATCTGGGAACGATAGATGTTGACGGGGCCCTTGGTCTTGATGCGGGCGGTGATATTATCGGCTCAGACCGTATTTCCGTCGGTGGTGATACCGACATCAATGCGGGTGGCAATGTCGACCTTACCAATCCCGACAATCAATTCGGCGGGAATGTCGATGTCAACGCAGGCGGGACTGTGAACGTTCCAGGAAACTCCACCATTGGTGAAACGGAACAAATTCGTGAGATCACTTCCTTCTCGACTCTCACAACCAAGCTCGGTGGCTTTATCACTCCGATGAACAAGGGAATTCGTCCAGATATGATCAACTTCTTCGCCCAAATTTCCGTCGATAAGGAAAAGGAAGAACTGGTCAAACTTCCGCCGGCTGACCAGTGA
- a CDS encoding DDE-type integrase/transposase/recombinase, translating to MKIRGQIHYLWRAVDHEGEVLEPFVMKTRDIASALKFMRKAMKRYGDPHAVVTDRCHSYRGAMKEIGNTRRQGCGRHLNNRAESSHLPFRRRELVVSRLRRMRSLQKFGSIHSSVYSHFNHQRNIESRARFKSLCDAAFIEWRELPAAGNLLVCEKCRLVQIRLTAPRRRSEHWQWCVAYALICLWVRNHLFHLDGGPAPSQLLPVCIHTLTTIASWNLKTAWLRRCSSRLR from the coding sequence GTGAAGATCCGTGGGCAGATCCACTATCTGTGGCGTGCCGTCGACCATGAAGGCGAAGTTCTTGAGCCCTTCGTCATGAAGACCCGGGATATCGCCTCTGCATTGAAGTTCATGAGAAAAGCGATGAAGCGGTATGGCGACCCGCATGCTGTTGTGACTGACAGATGCCACTCTTATCGCGGGGCGATGAAAGAGATTGGAAATACGAGACGCCAGGGATGTGGTCGGCATCTCAACAATCGCGCCGAAAGTTCCCACCTTCCTTTCCGCCGACGAGAGCTAGTCGTGTCGCGTTTGCGGCGCATGCGAAGTCTACAGAAGTTCGGTTCAATCCATTCGTCGGTATACAGCCACTTCAATCATCAAAGGAATATCGAGAGCAGGGCCAGGTTCAAATCTCTATGTGACGCCGCTTTTATCGAATGGCGCGAGTTACCCGCTGCCGGAAACCTGCTTGTCTGCGAAAAATGCAGACTGGTTCAAATTCGTCTGACAGCACCCCGACGAAGATCAGAACATTGGCAATGGTGTGTTGCCTATGCTCTGATCTGTTTGTGGGTAAGGAACCACCTATTTCATCTTGATGGCGGCCCCGCACCGTCACAACTGTTGCCTGTATGCATTCACACACTGACAACAATCGCATCCTGGAACCTTAAAACCGCTTGGTTGCGGAGATGTAGTAGTAGGCTCCGTTGA